The DNA sequence GGCTGTGACATCATCAGCGGGTGGAGGGGAGGGGTTGCCCCGCCCCTCTGTGATGTCACCAccctccccagctgctgtgACGTCAGAAGCGATGACATCATAGGTGATGACGTCATCCTCGGGGGCCACCTCGTCCTCTGGGGGCGGGGCCACCACGGTGATAGTGATGCCACCGGCCCGGCAGGTGACAGCGATGTCCCCGAGGGCGGTGACGTCACagtccccaatgtcccccaggGCAGTGACGtcactgtccccaatgtccccagtgtccccagcatgccctggggcagTGACGtcactgtccccagcatccctcACGGTGGTGACGTCACTGTCCCCAGTCTCTCCAGCGTCTCCCAAGGCAGTGACGtcactgtccccaatgtccccagtgtccctcacAGTGGTGACGtcactgtccccaatgtccccagtgtccctcaGGACTGGCGCAgccctgtccccaatgtcccttGACATGGTGACATCGCTGTCCTCGATGTCTCCGTCCTTTGAGACCAGGATGCCCCCAATGCCCCCAGGAACTgggacagccctgtccccaatgtccctgtccccaatgtccccaatgtccctgtccccgacgtccctgtccccaatgtccctgtccccaatgtccccaatgtccctgtccccaatgtccctgtccccaatgtccctgtccccaatgtccccaatgtccctgtccccagtgtccctgtccccgatgtccctgtccccagtgtccctgtccccaatgtccctgtccccaatgtccccaatgtccctgtccccaatgtccctgtccccaatgtccccaatgtccctgtccccaatgtccctgtccccaatgtccccaatgtccctgtccccgacgtccctgtccccaatgtccctgtccccaatgtccccaatgtccctgtccccaacgtccctgtccccaatgtccctgtccccaatgtccctgtccccaatgtccccaatgtccctgtccccaatgtccctgtccccaatgtccccaatgtccctgtccccgacgtccctgtccccaatgtccctgtccccaatgtccccaatgtccctgtccccaacgtccctgtccccaatgtccctgtccccaatgtccctgtccccaatgtccctgaCCCCAATGTCCCTGACCCCAATGTCCCTGacccccctgtccctgtccccaatgtccctgtccccgacgtccctgtccccaatgtccccaatgtccctgtcccaaatgtccctgtccccaatgtccctgacccccctgtccctgtccccagtgtccctgtccccagtgtccctgcccccaatgtccctgtccccgaCGTCCCTGTCCCcgatgtccctgtccccgatgtccctgtccccactgtccctgtccccagtgtccctgaccCCGATGTCCCTGacccccctgtccctgtccccaatgtccctgtccccgatgaccctgtccccactgtccctgtccccagtgtccctcaGGGTGGTGACgctgctgtccccactgtccctgtccccaagggtgGGACCATTCCAGTCTCCGATGTCCCCTGGGGCTGTGACAccgctgtcactgctgtcaccctTGTCCCCAAGGTTTGGGACatctctgtccccagtgtccttGTCACACAGGATGGGGACATGCCCCTGTCCTCTGTCAGTGGTGGctgtgatgtccccagtgtccccaaagtCTCCAGTGTCATTGACTGCTTTGATGTCCCCAACATCCCCAAGGTCCCCCCAGTTCCCAGTGTCCCTGacgtccccaatgtccccaatgtccttGATGGCTTTGTTGTCCCCAAGGTCCCCCCAGTTCCCagtgtccctgatgtccccaatgtccccaatgtccttGATGGCTTTGTTGTCCCCGAGGTCCCCCCAGTTCCCAGTGTCCCTGATATCCCCAATGTCCTTGATGGCTTTGACATCCCCGCCATCCCCCAAgtccccgatgtccccgatgtccccaatgtccccaacatccccgatgtccccaatgtccccgatgtcctCGATGTCCCCGAGGTCCTCCTGGGCCGGTGCCGCGGTGACAGTGATGGTGATGCCGCTGGCCCAGGGGGTGACAGTGACGGTGCCACCCCTGATGTCACCCCCGGGTTGTCCCCAGGTGGGGTCGGGCTCCGTCACCTCCCtggtggggacacggggggaggGGACACCCTCGGCCATTGGGGGACCTGGGGAATAGAGGGGACATCAGCGGGGGAGGGGACAtcacaggaggggacaggaggggggCTCTGAGGACACGGAGTGACACAGGTGACGCACAGGTGACAGAGAGGTCACACTCAgatgacacacaggtgacacaggggacaCTCAGGTGGCACTCGGGTGGCATTGgggacacacaggtgacacacaggtgacacaacAGGGGGTTCCCAGTACCTGAGGTGGCCGCAGGTGACAGCAGGTGACCCccggggggtcccggtgccgcTCCAGGGGGGTCCCGGTGACGTCACTGAGAAGGGAGGACCCCGATGTTGGGGTCCCTGACCcgaattttgggattttttttttgggtctCGGCTGCTGTGGCTCCGTCTGGGACCGGTGATCCCGATCCAGAGGAGGCGTGGCCTGAACGCTTTGGCCCCTCCCCTGAGCCACGCCCCCTCCTCCCAatccccaccctcccccccaccTTAACGATACCTAAACCTCATTAATATCAagttttaatgatttttattaaGCCCTGGGccccctccagagctggggatCCCCGGGGGGGTCTCTGAGGGGTCCCCGGGGGTCTCCAGGGCCTGCAGggcctgctccagcctggccaggtcCGCTCGGAGCACTGCGGCCTAGGGAGGGGAGGGGTTAATTAACAACCGGGCCACGCTAACGAGGCCGCCCCACCCCCCCACGGCCTCGTTAATGAGGGCAGCCGTGCTAATTAAGGAATTGCCCAACCTGGTGGTGCTGGGCGGTGCCGGGGAGGGGCTCCCGGGCCCCCCCGAGGCTCCTGAGGCGCCGCTCGAGGTTCGTGAGGCGAGCGCGGAGCTGGGCCCGGGCAGGCCCTGGATCCACCAGGCCCTGAGGGAGGGGGAACGGGACGGGGGGGTCCCCCAAACGTCACcgagggggagggaagggacccccaaaacGTCACCGGGGGAGGGGGGTGAGACCCCAAACCCCGCCCCCACAGACCAGGCCCCGCCCTCACCTGGATGCGCAGGTGAACGAAGGTTCCGGAAGCTGCTGGAGCTCccgcccagcccggccccggctccgcccctgggggcaggagctgaacaGGCCCCGCCCCCGAGAGTGCCTGGAAGGCGGAGCCGAGCGGCTCCAGCCAATCGCGAGCTGGCTCTGGGCACTGCACCAGCACTGTCAGGAGGAAACCACACCCACAACATGGCCGCCCCTGAGTGCAGCAACATGGCGGCCACCGTGGGGGACGCCATCTTGGGTAGGGAGGGGCATGCTGGGAGATGTGGCCGTTCCACAAAGAGCGCTGGGATTTGTAGTTCCCAAGCTCTGGCAGCCATCATGGATGGTTCCAAGGCATGCTGGGACTTGTAGTTTTCCTTGGAGACGCCATATTGATTTTCATAAAGCACGCTGGGACACGCGTGTCCCATTGGCGGCCATATTAGCTGGTCCCAAAGCATGCTGGGATTTGTAGTCCAAGCCTGATCAGCCATTTTTGATACACCAGAGAAAATTtgtgaattttttggggatggatttgggacTTTTTGGGACGggttgtgttttattttggggtAGAATTGGGCAATTTTGCATCCATTTCTGGATTATTTTTGAGGTGTGTCCATGTCCGACCCCGCCCCCTGCCCCACCCAGGATGTGACCAGCCCCGCCTCATCCTGCACTGCCTCTGCTGCGGCCCTGGGCTCCCCTACCTGTGCACACCTGATTCCAAATAAGAAAATGTGGGCAGGACTAAGGCAAATAAAAACTTGTGGGTGGGGCTAACTCTAAATATGGAAATGGAGACATGGCAAAGGCCAAATAAGGAAATGTAGGTGGGACCAACTCCAAATAAGGAATCTGAGTGGGTTTAAACCAAATAAGGGAACTTGGGCAGGGCAAAACCCAACCATGGAATAGTGGGCGTGGCCTAACAACACTGTCTCTCCACAGGCACCCAGCTCTGATTGGCCCCTCCCCCCATCCACCAGCCAATCACGTGCGCAGAAATAAACCTCCCTTTATTCCATATACCCGCACGCTCTGATTGGTCGTTTCCCCCAGAAAGGGGCGGGGCTCAGCACTCGCCCTCCCCAAGCAGGGCGAAGGGGTTGGGGGCGGGGCTGGGAGGGGGCGTGGCTCGGTCTGACCCCTCCCCCTCGTCGTCCTCAGAGGTGGAGGCGTCGCcgggtgggggtggggaggtCGCCCCTCCCCCCGTCATGGCCGCCATGGCTGCGGTGTCGGGGTGACGCTCCCAATggtctggggggggggggggaggggaggggtcaGGGGGTGTGGCCTGACCCTCCCCCCACCCAGCAGGCACAAAAGGacccaaaactcccccaaaaaaagGACCCAAAAActccctaaaaataacccaaaaactCCCTAAAAATGGTGGCCGCAATCTTCTCCAAAAAAGGacccaaaactccccaaaaatccccacaggACCCTAAAAAAAGGATCCAGAATTCCACAACCCCtatccccccccccaccaatgccccaaaaatcccaaattagggttttttttttttgttttttttttcctttgatagGAATAACTAAGGGATGTCATGTTGAGGAATTTCCAGACCCCAAAAATGACTCAAAAATCccaagttttggggtttttggtacttttttttggggggggggtggggggcgtAGCCCAGGTATCTCATatacaaaaatcccaaaattcccccgaaaaatccaatttttgtttttttttttctttgcagagtACCCCAGGAAGGTAATACcaaggaaccccaaaatccccaaaaattccaagatttgggattttttttgttaccttTTTGCTGGGAAAAGCCCGGGGGGGTCATGCAGAGGCGCAGCCGCCCCTCGGCCGCCATCCTCAGGATCCCGTTGGCCGCTCTGGCCACGTCGTTCCGAGCCGCCCGAGCCGTCCTGTATCCTCTTTTttctgcccaggctggagggaaaaaacacccccaaaaatcccaaaagattagggggaaacaggaaaaaaaaaatcggggGGAAATTgtaaaaattcagagaaaaaataggGAAATAAAACACCCCAAATTCAGGGAAATTGCTGAAGTTTAGGGGTAAAAGTTATAAAgttcaagagaaaaatatttctaaaagttcaggggaaaatcagggaaaaaaataagggggAAATTAGGGGAGAAATACCAaaaattcaggagaaaaaatTTCCCATAAATCAGCGGGAAcgttggggggggggaaagtgcCAAAACTTCAGGAGAAATAAtcccaaaaatcagggaaaatcgggaaaaagaagcaggaggaaaatcctgaaaattcagagaaaaaaaaaaaatcaatataaaagctggaataaaaagctttgaaaatataaaagaaaaactgcagaagtttgagaaaaaaaattgaaagaattcagggagattaaaaaaaaaaaatggggaaatcaaggggaaatcccaaaaattcagaagaaaaaaaattctaaaaaaaaaaaaccaggggaaaatcagagaaaaatgaatcCCCTGGAATGTTCTGGAAGGTCCTGGAAGGTCACTGACGCTCACAGAGATCCCAGCTCGTCCATTCAGCACTCCctgatccccaaatcccctggaAGGTCCCGGAAGGTCCCAGAATCCCCTGGAAGGTCCTGGAAGGTCCCAGAATCCCCCAGAACCCCCTGGAAGGTCCCAGAATCCCCCAGAATCCCCTGGAAGGTCCCGGAAGGTCCCAGAATCCCCTGGAAGGTCCTGGAAGGTCCCAGAATCCCCTGGAAGGTCCCAGAATCCCCCAGAAGTTCCCGGAAGGTCCCAGAATCCCCTGGAAGGTCCTGGAAGGTCACTGACCCTCACAGAGATCCCAGGCCGTCCATCCGGGGCCGCTGGGGGGgcgcagctgcagcaggggggGCAGGGCCAGGTGGGACCCCAGGAACCCCACGGCAGAGTAGGggtcctggagctgggaaatggGGTACACCCCTGCCAGGacctggaaaaagggaaaaaaatgggataaaaatggggtacagccctgccaggacctgggaaaaggggaaaaaatgggataaaaatggggtacagccctgccaggacctgggaaaagggaaaaaatgggataaaaatggggTACACCCCTGCCAGGACCTGGATCATACCTAGGGAGGGGTTCAGCACTGACCTGGGGGTTTGGTTCACACCTGGCTGGGTTGGGGTCTTACCTGGCTGGGGTTGGGGTCTCACCTGGCTGGGGTTGGGGTCACACCTGGCTGGGGTTGGGGTCACACCTGGCAGGTTCGGTGTCACACCTGGCTGGGGTTGGGGTCTCACCTGGCAGGTTCGGTGTCACACCTGGCTGGGGTTGGGGTCTCACCTGGCAGGTTCGGTGTCACACCTGGCTGGGGTTGGGGTCTCACCTGCAGCTCAGGTGGTGCCCGGGAGGGGAACACGAGGCCGGGGCAGTCGCAGAGGCGCACCGAGGCCGACAGGTAATGGGTCTGGAAGTAGCGAGTGCGGCCGGGGGCGCGGGACACGCCCACAGCGCTGCGGCCCAGCAGAGCGTTCAGCACCGAGGATTTACCTGCGTTGGGCAGACCTGGGGGGGGGAACATGCTCGGCATGGGCCACACCCATCTGGAGTGAGCCACGCCCATCTAAACCACAcccccactgaccacacccacaCCTGTGACCACGCCCCCACGTCTCACCCACACATCCCAGGGTCAGCACCCCGTGCCGGAACCGCTCCCATTGCCGGGGGGGGGCTGTGCCCCCAtccccctcctcatcctcatcttcatccCGTCCCCGCGGCTCCGCCtcctcttcatcatcatcatcgtccTCTTCATCTTCAGGCCGCTGCTCCGCCCGCTCCAGCCGCGCCCGCCAGCTGCTCAGGTCAACTGGGGACAGGTGACATgcaggtgacacacacaggtgaggcTCAGGTGAGAAACAGATGTGACACACCTGACACAGGTGGCACTCAGGTGACATACACAGGTAACACAGAGGTGGCACAGGTGTGACACACCTGACACAGGTGATGCACTcaggtgacaggtgacacacacaggtgacacacagctAACAGGTAACACACAGGTGGCACAGGTGTGATACACCTGACACAGGTGATGcactcaggtgacacaggtgacccTTACCTGCCCCCCCCACCACGTCCTGGCACgcctccagcagctcccggggTCCCACGGCTCGGCCCCagcgccccctccccccccccttcctcTGTCGcttctgcagccctgggggggggcacagggggggGTCAACACTCCAAAAACAGCCagaaaatcccccccaaaaaaccccaggaacatccccaaaatatcccggaaataccccaaaaaaaacaaacaaaaatcatcccaaaaatcccacagaaacaCCTCAGAAACCTCCCAAAAAGCcgtcccaaaaaaacccaaaagcgCCCCAAAACACCACCGGAAacatcccaaaaacaccccagaacCATCCCAAAAATACCCCAGTGACACCCCACAAGCTGTCCCAAAAACAACCCGAaaggaccccaaaaaccaacccaaacgTTACCCgaaaacatccccaaaacaccccaaaaaaaaccaaaaaacagccaaaaaaaccccaaaacagccaaaaaaccccaaaaacacccaaaaaacaaaaaaaaacagccaaaaaacccccaaaaaacagccaaaaaacccccaaaaacagccaaaaaacccccaaaaacagccaaaaaccccaaaagcagccaaaaaaaccccaaaacagcaaaaaacctccccaaaagcagccaaaaaaacccccaaaacagccaaaaaaccccaaatcagccaaaaaaccccaaaaacacccaaaaaaacccagaaacagccaaaaaaacccccaaaaaacagccaaaaaacccccaaaacaaccaaaacccccccaaaaacggccaaaaaacccccaaaaacagcaaaaaaaccccccaaaaacagcaaaaaaaacccccaaaacaaccaaaaacccccccaaaacagccaaaaaaccccaaaaacacccaaaaaaccccaaatccccccagtgTCACgccagaccccccaaatccctcaaaatGTCCCCTCCCAAATcctcccccaaaatttcccccccagaccccccctcGGTACCGGCTgtgggggcggggccgggggcggagCTAAAGGGCACCACGTGGGTgacccccaggtgtcccctgagCAGGTGACACCAGGCCACGGCCACCGCGGGGGGGGTCAGGTCCACCTTGttgaggatgaggatgagagccttccccagctcctgggtcACGTGGGTGGCCAGGGCGGGGGGCACGCTCAGGGCCTGGGTGGGGGACGGGAACGGGGACGGTCACGTGACACCAGGTGAGCCCACAACACCCTCAGGTGATCCCAAGGACCCCTAGATAGTCCCAGGACACCCCCAGATGACCTCAGGTGttccaggtgtcccccaggagttccaggtgtgtcccaggtgtgtccccacatatcccaggtgtcccccaggagtcccaggtgtgtcccaggtgtgtccccacatatcccaggtgtcccccaggagtcccaggtgtgtcccaggtgtgtccccacatatcccaggtgtcccccaggagtcccaggtgtgtcccaggtgtgtccccacatatcccaggtgtcccccaggagtcccaggtgtgtcccaggtgtgtccccacatatcccaggtgtcccccaggagTCCCAGGTGTATCTCCACCTATCCCCAGGTGTCCACAGGTATGTCCCAGGTGTCCCAAGTGTATCCCCAGGTgtacccccaggtgtgtcccagatgtccccaggtgtatccccaCCTATCCCCAGGTgtacccccaggtgtgtcccaggtgtccctcacCGGGTGCCGTGCGTCAGCGATCAGCAGGATGACGTCCGACATCTCCAGCACCCGCCAGAGCTGCCGCCATGTCTGGGGACAGAagggacacggaggggacagagaggggacaggagggaggacAGGTGACAACGGGGCCATGCAGCATGGCACCACCTGCCCgtgctgtccccagagcccctcaatgtccccaaactgtccccaacccccccaatgtccccaaagcccccccagtgtccccaacccccccagtgtccccaaccccctcagtgtcccaaacgcccccagtgtccccaatccccccagtgtccccaaccccctcagtgtccccaaccccctcagtgtcccaaacgcccccagtgtccccaatccccccagtgtccccaaccccctcagtgtccccaaccccctcagtgtcccaaacgcccccagtgtccccaatccccccagtgtccccaaccccctcagtgtccccaaccccctcagtgtccccaaccccccagtgtccccaaagcccccccagtgtccccaacccccccagtgtccccaacccccccagtgtcccaaacgcccccagtgtccccaatccccccagtgtccccaacccccccagtgtccccaaagcccccccagtgtcccaacccccccagtgtccccaaagcccccccagtgtccccaacccccccagtgtcccaaaCACCCCCAGTGTCCCAaacccccccagtgtcccaacccccccagtgtccccaaagcccccccagtgtccccaacccccccagtgtcccaaaCACCCCCAGTGTCCCAaacccccccagtgtccccaacccccccagtgtccccaacccccccagtgtccccaaagcccccccagtgtccccgcTGTCACCTCCAGGTTGTGCTCGAACGGTGCCAGCCCCTCGATGTCCCCCATCGCCCGCAGGAagtccccaaatgtcccctccTCCCGCTCCCGCAGCTCGGCCGCGCTCATCCCGAAACTCCAGGGGGGGCGGCGGGGGAAGTCCAGCCCTGGGGTCACACAGAGGTCACGGGGTCACAGTAGCCACTCCCCCCACCCCAGTAGCCACTCCCCCCACCCCAGTAGCCACTGCCCCCACCCCAGTAGCCCCCTGACCAGGCCCGTAGATCCTGTCCGGGTCCAGCTCCAGGGCGCTCTCGGGcagtggctccagcagctcctcctgggcCCGGCGCCGGCTCCGCTCCAGGGCCTCGGCCCGGGGCCCCCCCAGCTGCAGCCGGAACCTGGGGGGCACCCTGGGGTCACCGCTGTGACCACACCCCCACGGCCACACCCCTGGGGTCACCGCTGTGACCACACCCCCACGGCCACACCCCTGGGGTCACTGCCGTGACCACACCCCATGGCCACACCCCTGGGGTCACCGCCGTGACCACACCCCCACAGCCACACCCCTGGGGTCACCGCCGTGACCACACCCCCACGGCCACACCCCTGGGGTCACCGCCGTGACCACACCCCCACGGCCACACCCCTGGGGTCACCGCCGTGACCACACCCCCACGGCCACACCCCTGGGGTCACCGCTGTGACCACACCCCCACAGCCACACCCCTGGGGTCACCCCCCCCCAAGGTCACGGCCCCCCCATCTGGGCCAGCTGAGTCAGGATCCAGACCAGGTTTTGCCTCCAGCCCGGATTCCAGGTAGAATCCAGGTCAGGTTTTCCCTCGTGCCAAATAAAACCCAGTTTTCCCCCCCATTCCAGGTTCTAGGCCTAGTCCAGTCTGGGTTTTTGTGCATCCCAGAGTCTGACCAAAATCCAGTCCGAGCTTTCCCCCACTCTCAATACCAATTAAAATCCACTCCAGGTTttctcccattcccaatcccagctCAAATCCAGTCCAGGCTTTCCCACTGCACCCCCCTGCACTTCCACTTCCACTTGAAATCCAGTCCAGGCCttctcccattcccaatcccatcccaaatccagtcCAGACTTTTCCCTCATTCCAAATCCAACCCAAATCCAGACCATGCTTTCCCTGAATTTCTAATCCTATCCCAAATCCAGTCCAGGCTTTCCCCCATTCCAAATCCAACCCAAATCCAGGCTGTGCTTTCCCTGAATTTCCAATCCTACCCCAAATCCAGTTCGGGCTTTACGCCATTCCAAATTCCAACTAAAATCCAGTCCAGGGTTTCTCCCACTCCCAATTCTAGCCCATATCCAGGCCAGGCTttctcccattcccaatcccaccCTAAATCCATTCCAGACTttctcccattcccaaatcacaggattttttcccaaattcccgatcCGCTCCCCTGCCCCCCGGTACCTGCCGGGGTCGTGGCGCCGGGGGGGCCCCGCGGGCTCTGCCTGGGGGTCTCCGGGGGGGCCATCACCCCCCCGCTCGTGGCTCCCGCTGCGGCTCCCGGGCcccggggccggcccggccggGGCATCTGTGGGCACCGGGATGGGGGTCAGGGGAGCCCGAGAACGAGGGGTCCGTCCCGGGGGTCTCTGAGGGTTCCCTGCCCCCCATTCCCGGGGGTACCAGTCCCAGTTCCCGGGAATCTCTCCCCCTATTCCCGGGAATTCCGGCCCCCCCTTCCCGGGAATCCCTCCCCCCATAGTCCGCAGGTCCCAGACCCCATTCCCAGGGACcccagtccccattcccatACATCTCTCCCCACATAATCCAGGGCTGCCAGCCCTCACCCCCGGGGATGTCTccccccattcctgtccccattcccagggatcccGGCCCCCATTCTCGAGGACTCTCCCCCCAATATCCGGGGGTCCCAGCCCTCACTCCTGGGGATGTCTCCCCCCAATAGCCTGAGGTCCCAGCCCTCACTATCGGGGCTCTCAGCCCCCCCTCCattcctgtccccattcccagggatcccaGCCCCCATTCCCGGGCATCCCTCCCCTCATAATCCGGGGGTCCCGGCCCTCACTCCCGGGTCTCGCAGCCCCTCCCTCACCGCCCCGTTTCCGCTCCCGCCGGTCccggagctgctgctttttccgCTTGGCGCTGAACGGGAGCTTGCGGGGCATGACGGGAGCGCACGTGAGAGGGCGGGACCGCGCTCCACCAATAGGAAGAAGAGGCGGGGAGGAGCCTCAGGGGAGGAGCCAATGGGATGGCGTCTCGCCTCAGGGCCGCGGAGTGATTGACAGAACAAACAACTAATAGCGGAGCGGCTCGTTGGGCGGGGCTGGTTCAACCAATAGGAAAGCTCGTTATCTCATGGGTGGGCTGGACGAAAAGGCAGCAGCCAATAGAAAAGGATGCGTGTGGGCGGCGGGCGGGGTTTGAGACTGAGTGGACCAATAGGAAGCGGAGGCGAGGACGGAAATCGCTTAGGTCGGCGATGACGGCGCATGCGCATTTCGCGGTGCCCAGCCATGCCGAAGGGAGCGCGGCCGGCGGGGGCCAAGCAGGAGGAATGGAAGGGGGGAGAGGAAGGTGAGACCCCCGGAATTTCGGGGGGAGATCCCCCAAAATGGGACCCCGGGACTGGAtgtgaggggaggagagagTGAGACCCCCGGGAATTGAGAGGGGGGGGGGGCCCCCAAAATGGGACCTCGGAACTGGGCTGAGGGGACCACAGGATTGGGGAGGGGGAATGAGGGTGAGACCCCCGGGAATTGAGGAGGGGGATCCCCAAAAATGGGACCCCggaattggggggggggggggggggggaaggagtCAAGGACTGGGACCCCAGGATGGGGGGATTGGGCAAACCCCCATTTCTGAGGCAAATCTCCCCGAttttggggaccccccccccctttttggGGCTCGCTCCGCTCTGAGGAACAAATCCcgaatttggggaggggtcttaCCCCAAACTCTGCGATTTTGGGGCACCCACaaacttcttttatttctcccccccccccttagaCCAACCGGTCAAGAAGGGCAAGAAGGACCGGAAAGGCAAAAAATCTGTGAGTGACCTTTGAACCcttcccaa is a window from the Cinclus cinclus unplaced genomic scaffold, bCinCin1.1 SCAFFOLD_319, whole genome shotgun sequence genome containing:
- the GNL1 gene encoding guanine nucleotide-binding protein-like 1, which codes for MPRKLPFSAKRKKQQLRDRRERKRGDAPAGPAPGPGSRSGSHERGGDGPPGDPQAEPAGPPRRHDPGRFRLQLGGPRAEALERSRRRAQEELLEPLPESALELDPDRIYGPGLDFPRRPPWSFGMSAAELREREEGTFGDFLRAMGDIEGLAPFEHNLETWRQLWRVLEMSDVILLIADARHPALSVPPALATHVTQELGKALILILNKVDLTPPAVAVAWCHLLRGHLGVTHVVPFSSAPGPAPTAGLQKRQRKGGGRGRWGRAVGPRELLEACQDVVGGAVDLSSWRARLERAEQRPEDEEDDDDDEEEAEPRGRDEDEDEEGDGGTAPPRQWERFRHGVLTLGCVGLPNAGKSSVLNALLGRSAVGVSRAPGRTRYFQTHYLSASVRLCDCPGLVFPSRAPPELQVLAGVYPISQLQDPYSAVGFLGSHLALPPLLQLRPPSGPGWTAWDLCEAWAEKRGYRTARAARNDVARAANGILRMAAEGRLRLCMTPPGFSQQKDHWERHPDTAAMAAMTGGGATSPPPPGDASTSEDDEGEGSDRATPPPSPAPNPFALLGEGEC